The Pseudomonadota bacterium genome includes a region encoding these proteins:
- the mutL gene encoding DNA mismatch repair endonuclease MutL, giving the protein MGIRQLPSQLINQIAAGEVIERPASVVKELAENSLDAGGDRIDIAIERGGSRRIKLTDNGGGIAREELELALTRHATSKIQSLDDLEQVASLGFRGEAMPSIASVSRMSLVSRAADQPSAWALRIDGGEVVASEPAAHPIGTTVEVNDLFYNTPARRKFLKTENTEFRHIDDLVRRLALVRPHVDFRLSHNGKAVRHYPPADNEARSLRRLAAALGQGFVEQSVAVEQEGAGLRLSGRVGLPTFSRSQGDAQHFFVNGRMVKDRLVAHAVRQAYADVLYHGRHPVFVLELTLDPQRVDVNVHPAKHEVRFRDSGLVHSFIFQSLHGVLGSLRPGQDDGPPAPAYAGGSTSTMSLAPPSQLRAPLSVREPAADWSGLYRSGAAGSAKVAMELAPAAADPAEAPPLGYALAQLHGVYILAQNSAGLVLVDMHAAHERITYERLKTSADDNAVRSQPLLVPLTLRVSEPEAELAATRPEVFSELGFEVDRTGPEEIKIRQVPSILIKADPEALIRDVLSDLAGVGHSNRLREARNEVLSTMACHGSVRANRRLEISEMNALLRDMERTERSGQCNHGRPTWTQLDMKSLDRLFLRGR; this is encoded by the coding sequence ATGGGCATTCGCCAGCTCCCCTCTCAGCTGATCAACCAAATCGCCGCCGGCGAGGTGATCGAGCGCCCGGCCTCCGTGGTCAAGGAGCTGGCCGAGAACAGCCTTGACGCCGGCGGCGACCGCATCGACATCGCGATTGAGCGGGGCGGCAGCCGCCGAATCAAGCTCACCGACAACGGTGGCGGGATCGCTCGGGAGGAGCTCGAGCTCGCTCTGACGCGACACGCGACCAGCAAGATTCAGTCGCTCGATGATCTGGAGCAGGTCGCGAGCCTCGGCTTTCGGGGTGAGGCGATGCCTAGCATCGCGTCGGTGTCACGGATGTCGCTGGTTTCGCGGGCCGCCGATCAACCGTCAGCCTGGGCGCTGCGCATCGACGGCGGAGAGGTTGTGGCCAGCGAACCCGCTGCGCATCCCATCGGCACAACCGTCGAGGTGAATGACCTCTTCTACAACACGCCGGCGCGACGAAAATTTCTGAAGACCGAGAATACGGAATTCCGGCACATTGACGATCTCGTTCGGCGCCTGGCGCTCGTCCGCCCTCACGTCGATTTTCGACTCTCTCACAACGGCAAAGCGGTCCGGCACTATCCGCCTGCGGACAACGAGGCGCGCTCGCTGCGGCGACTGGCCGCTGCTCTCGGACAGGGTTTTGTCGAGCAGTCGGTAGCGGTCGAGCAGGAGGGTGCCGGGCTGCGTCTGAGCGGCCGGGTCGGGCTGCCGACCTTTTCCCGATCCCAGGGGGACGCGCAGCACTTTTTTGTCAACGGCCGCATGGTCAAGGATCGGCTGGTCGCGCACGCCGTGAGACAGGCCTATGCCGACGTGCTCTATCACGGTCGCCACCCGGTCTTTGTGCTCGAGCTTACGCTCGATCCGCAGCGGGTGGACGTGAACGTGCATCCAGCGAAACACGAAGTTCGGTTCCGCGATTCGGGGCTGGTCCACAGCTTTATCTTTCAGTCACTGCACGGCGTCCTCGGATCACTCCGGCCAGGTCAGGATGACGGTCCGCCGGCACCTGCTTATGCCGGTGGCTCGACCTCAACAATGTCGCTGGCGCCGCCCTCGCAGCTGCGCGCACCCCTGAGCGTCCGCGAGCCGGCGGCCGACTGGTCTGGCCTCTATCGATCGGGCGCAGCGGGGTCAGCGAAGGTGGCGATGGAGCTGGCGCCGGCCGCGGCTGATCCTGCCGAGGCGCCGCCGTTGGGGTATGCGCTGGCGCAGCTCCACGGGGTATACATTCTGGCGCAGAACAGCGCCGGGTTGGTGCTTGTGGACATGCACGCTGCCCATGAGCGCATCACCTACGAGCGGCTGAAGACCTCGGCGGACGACAACGCCGTGCGCAGCCAGCCGCTGCTGGTGCCGCTGACGCTGCGGGTCAGCGAACCGGAGGCGGAGCTCGCGGCAACGAGGCCCGAGGTGTTCAGCGAACTCGGGTTTGAGGTGGATCGGACCGGGCCGGAAGAAATCAAGATTCGGCAGGTGCCGTCAATCCTGATCAAGGCCGATCCGGAGGCGTTGATCCGGGATGTGCTGTCCGACCTCGCTGGCGTGGGGCACTCGAACCGGCTGCGCGAGGCCCGCAACGAGGTCCTTTCCACCATGGCCTGTCACGGCTCTGTCCGGGCCAACCGACGGTTGGAAATCAGCGAAATGAACGCGTTGCTCCGCGACATGGAGCGAACCGAGCGCAGCGGCCAGTGTAATCACGGCCGGCCCACCTGGACTCAGCTTGACATGAAATCGCTCGACCGACTGTTTTTGCGGGGACGCTAG
- a CDS encoding N-acetylmuramoyl-L-alanine amidase: MLGFVSNYCRYRVLAALLVLAACGGAGATELVDFRVWTSPDKTRAVLDLSGAVDYRLFTLDSPDRVVLDLSDAKAANGFSPAPADSDFVRRVRTGRRDNGSLRVVLDLQAGAKVQSFLLPPAAQYGHRLVVDLFPAGKAAAPAAPVKPVKQMDRRANRDIIVAIDAGHGGEDPGAIGLNGTYEKDVVLAISKALKKELDAQPGFSGMLVRTGDYYIPHLERPAKARAARADLFISIHADAFKNRKVKGTGVFVLSRRRASSEAAKFLANRANQSDLVGGVNLGDKDETLAAVLLDLSQGASMGVSKSIGDRILDALGGIGPVHKDYVESAPFAVLTAPDIPSVLVETGYISNPEEERRLRTAHWQRKIAAAIAAGIENYFYGNPPPDTWLANNPAERSHIVASGETLSGIAERHRVSLRRLRSANSINGDMLKVGTVLVIPAG, encoded by the coding sequence ATGTTGGGTTTCGTCTCGAATTATTGTCGCTACCGGGTGCTTGCTGCACTGCTGGTGCTCGCCGCCTGTGGTGGCGCCGGCGCCACAGAGCTGGTGGATTTTCGGGTGTGGACCAGCCCGGACAAAACCCGGGCCGTGCTCGACCTTTCGGGCGCAGTGGACTATCGACTTTTTACGCTGGACTCGCCCGACCGGGTTGTGCTGGATCTGAGTGACGCCAAAGCGGCCAACGGCTTTTCACCGGCCCCGGCTGACAGCGATTTTGTGAGACGGGTTCGCACAGGCCGCCGGGACAACGGCAGCCTGCGGGTGGTGCTTGATCTCCAGGCCGGCGCCAAGGTGCAGAGCTTTCTCCTGCCGCCGGCTGCACAGTACGGGCACCGGCTGGTGGTGGACCTGTTTCCGGCCGGTAAAGCGGCTGCGCCCGCGGCGCCGGTTAAACCCGTGAAACAGATGGATCGACGAGCCAACCGCGACATCATCGTGGCCATCGATGCAGGCCACGGCGGGGAAGATCCAGGCGCCATCGGCCTCAACGGCACCTACGAAAAAGACGTGGTGCTGGCGATCTCCAAAGCCCTGAAAAAGGAGCTGGACGCCCAGCCGGGCTTCAGCGGCATGCTCGTGCGGACCGGCGACTACTACATTCCCCACCTGGAGCGCCCGGCCAAAGCGCGCGCCGCGCGAGCTGACCTGTTTATCTCGATCCACGCCGACGCGTTCAAGAACCGCAAGGTGAAGGGAACCGGTGTGTTTGTGCTGTCGCGGCGGCGCGCGAGTAGTGAGGCGGCCAAGTTTCTCGCCAACCGTGCCAATCAGTCCGACCTCGTGGGCGGGGTAAACCTCGGTGACAAGGATGAAACCCTGGCTGCGGTGCTGCTCGATCTGTCACAGGGCGCCAGCATGGGCGTCAGCAAGTCGATTGGCGACCGGATTCTAGACGCCCTCGGCGGTATCGGTCCGGTTCACAAAGACTACGTGGAAAGTGCGCCATTTGCGGTGCTAACCGCACCCGATATTCCATCGGTCTTGGTCGAGACCGGTTACATCAGCAACCCCGAGGAAGAGCGGCGCCTGCGCACCGCGCACTGGCAGCGAAAAATTGCTGCCGCCATTGCCGCGGGCATTGAAAACTACTTTTATGGCAATCCACCACCGGACACCTGGCTGGCCAATAACCCGGCCGAGCGGTCGCACATCGTGGCCAGCGGCGAAACGCTCAGCGGCATCGCCGAACGACATCGGGTGAGCCTGCGTCGCTTGCGTTCGGCCAATTCCATCAACGGCGATATGCTCAAGGTCGGCACCGTGCTGGTGATCCCAGCTGGATGA
- the tsaE gene encoding tRNA (adenosine(37)-N6)-threonylcarbamoyltransferase complex ATPase subunit type 1 TsaE produces MQLTLADEAATERLGARLAERLAEAPVDAPLIVFLTGDLGSGKTTLARAVLRAGGVGGAVKSPTYTLVEPYELAGRRCYHLDLYRLADAQELEFLGLEDWLAERAILLVEWPERGLGVLPEPGLSILLERTGGPSRQATLKAPEDGFFAPFTLENQ; encoded by the coding sequence GTGCAGCTGACGTTGGCGGACGAGGCGGCCACCGAGCGCCTCGGTGCACGGCTGGCCGAGCGCCTGGCCGAAGCACCTGTCGATGCGCCGCTGATCGTATTTCTCACCGGCGACCTAGGCAGCGGGAAGACGACGCTGGCTCGCGCGGTGCTGCGCGCCGGCGGCGTGGGCGGTGCGGTAAAGAGTCCCACTTACACATTGGTTGAGCCCTACGAGCTGGCGGGCCGGCGCTGCTATCACCTGGACCTTTATCGGCTGGCTGATGCCCAGGAGCTTGAGTTCCTGGGGCTGGAAGACTGGCTGGCGGAGCGAGCGATCCTGCTGGTGGAATGGCCAGAGCGGGGTCTCGGTGTGCTCCCAGAGCCGGGCCTGAGCATCCTGCTGGAACGGACGGGTGGGCCGTCCAGGCAGGCAACGCTAAAAGCCCCTGAGGATGGGTTTTTCGCCCCTTTTACGTTGGAGAATCAATAA
- a CDS encoding NAD(P)H-hydrate dehydratase: MAPAEALPQTLYTAEQSRELDAIATRDGDPDGYRLMCRAGQASLDRLQSLWPGSSVSIVCGAGNNAGDGYVIGRLARQAGLTVSLYALVNAESLRGDAARACADFVTAGGKIESGIRASLKGAVIVDALLGTGITRPVGGEFAGAVEKINDAESQVLAIDVPSGLCADTGSILGQAVKADVTLTFIGVKQGLLTGAGPEQCGKLLFDDLAVEPSVYAQVPPAATRLGERLIQTSLPPRPADSHKGSFGRLLLVGGNQGMPGALRLAGAAALRSGAGVVQLATHPSYSQAVAESRPELMIRSVADADQLAPLLDQADVVAVGPGLGTDPWAQEIWHACANFDGPMVVDADALNLLAAEPFQRHNWVLTPHPGELARLLRVSSAEVQANRFAAVRRARSELGGVALVKGAGTIIDDGQNLKVCSLGNPGMATAGMGDVLTGVIASLLCQGFTPAEGAALGVTVHAAAGDLAAEGGQRGLLAGDVVDQLRRVVNPCS, from the coding sequence ATGGCTCCGGCTGAGGCACTACCCCAAACCCTTTACACGGCAGAACAGTCTCGGGAACTCGACGCGATCGCAACCCGCGACGGCGACCCCGACGGCTATAGGTTGATGTGCCGAGCCGGGCAGGCCTCGCTGGATCGGCTGCAGTCGCTGTGGCCGGGTTCATCCGTCAGTATCGTGTGCGGTGCAGGCAACAACGCTGGCGATGGTTACGTCATTGGAAGGCTGGCTCGCCAGGCGGGCCTGACCGTGTCGCTCTATGCGCTGGTCAACGCCGAGTCGCTCCGAGGTGACGCAGCGCGGGCATGCGCCGACTTTGTCACCGCTGGCGGCAAAATTGAGTCCGGCATCCGCGCATCGTTGAAGGGAGCGGTCATCGTTGACGCGCTGCTCGGCACCGGGATTACGCGTCCCGTGGGCGGTGAGTTTGCCGGCGCGGTGGAGAAGATCAACGATGCTGAGAGTCAGGTGCTGGCCATCGACGTGCCGAGCGGCCTGTGTGCCGACACCGGCAGCATTCTCGGGCAAGCGGTCAAGGCTGACGTGACGCTCACGTTTATCGGCGTGAAACAGGGGCTGCTGACCGGTGCCGGCCCTGAGCAGTGCGGGAAGCTGCTGTTCGACGACCTGGCCGTCGAGCCGTCGGTGTACGCGCAGGTTCCGCCCGCAGCGACGCGCCTCGGCGAGCGGCTGATTCAGACGAGCCTGCCGCCGCGACCGGCCGACAGTCACAAAGGCAGCTTCGGGCGCCTGCTGCTGGTTGGGGGCAATCAGGGGATGCCAGGCGCGCTGCGTCTGGCGGGTGCCGCCGCGCTGCGCAGCGGCGCGGGCGTGGTGCAGCTGGCGACCCATCCCAGCTACAGTCAGGCCGTGGCGGAGAGTCGCCCGGAGCTGATGATCCGCTCGGTGGCTGACGCCGATCAGCTGGCTCCGCTGCTGGACCAGGCGGACGTGGTTGCGGTGGGTCCTGGCCTAGGTACCGACCCCTGGGCTCAGGAAATCTGGCACGCCTGCGCCAATTTTGACGGGCCGATGGTGGTCGACGCCGACGCGCTCAACCTGCTGGCCGCTGAACCGTTTCAACGTCACAACTGGGTGCTGACGCCGCACCCGGGCGAGCTGGCCCGGCTGCTGCGAGTCTCCAGTGCCGAGGTCCAGGCCAATCGCTTTGCTGCCGTAAGGCGAGCCCGCTCGGAGCTTGGCGGAGTGGCGCTGGTCAAGGGAGCCGGGACCATCATCGACGACGGCCAGAACCTCAAGGTGTGCAGCCTGGGAAATCCCGGCATGGCCACGGCGGGCATGGGGGACGTCCTGACCGGCGTGATCGCTTCGCTGCTTTGCCAGGGCTTTACGCCAGCCGAGGGCGCGGCGCTGGGGGTGACGGTGCACGCAGCGGCCGGAGACTTGGCCGCCGAAGGCGGTCAGCGAGGTCTACTGGCAGGAGATGTGGTGGATCAGCTACGGCGGGTCGTCAATCCGTGCAGCTGA
- the queG gene encoding tRNA epoxyqueuosine(34) reductase QueG, producing MIELAGQIKDWGQALGFQQVGICDTDLARHEQHFLRWLDLERHGTMAYMARHGTRRSRPSELIAGTCRVISVRMDYRPPARPLEQVMADNELACVSRYALGRDYHKVIRRRLQKLADKISGVVGPFGYRAFVDSAPVLEKALAEKAGLGWIGKHSNLLNENAGSWFFLGELYTNLPLPIDEPAVNHCGRCRRCLDACPTDAIVAPYEVDARRCISYLTIELKGAIPEALRKPMGNRIYGCDDCQLVCPFNKFSEETEETDFWPRHNLDDVTLISLFAWSETDFEQRTAGSPIRRIGYLRWLRNIAVALGNAGTSEEVRAALQARAEHPSALVREHVAWALAQHHR from the coding sequence ATGATCGAGCTCGCCGGACAGATCAAAGACTGGGGCCAGGCGCTGGGATTTCAGCAAGTGGGCATCTGCGATACGGACCTCGCCAGGCACGAGCAGCATTTTCTGCGCTGGCTGGACCTTGAGCGTCACGGCACGATGGCGTACATGGCCCGCCACGGAACGCGGCGTAGCCGTCCCAGCGAGCTGATTGCGGGTACCTGCAGGGTGATCTCGGTACGCATGGATTACCGTCCGCCAGCGCGCCCGCTGGAGCAGGTGATGGCTGACAACGAGCTGGCCTGCGTCTCCCGTTATGCGCTCGGCAGGGACTATCACAAGGTGATTCGCCGGCGACTGCAAAAGCTTGCTGACAAGATCAGTGGGGTGGTTGGCCCCTTCGGCTATCGGGCGTTCGTGGATTCCGCGCCGGTGCTGGAAAAGGCGTTGGCGGAAAAAGCGGGCTTGGGGTGGATAGGGAAACACAGCAACCTGCTCAACGAAAATGCCGGCTCCTGGTTTTTTCTTGGCGAGCTGTATACCAATTTGCCGCTGCCGATCGACGAGCCCGCGGTGAACCACTGCGGCCGCTGCCGACGCTGCCTGGATGCCTGCCCCACCGACGCTATTGTCGCGCCGTATGAAGTCGACGCCAGGCGGTGTATTTCCTACCTCACCATCGAGCTTAAGGGCGCCATTCCGGAAGCGCTGCGTAAACCGATGGGAAACCGCATCTACGGCTGCGACGACTGCCAGCTTGTGTGTCCCTTCAACAAGTTTTCCGAAGAAACCGAGGAAACCGATTTCTGGCCGCGACACAACCTGGATGATGTGACCCTGATCAGCCTGTTTGCCTGGAGCGAAACGGATTTCGAGCAGCGCACCGCCGGCAGCCCCATCCGGCGCATCGGCTACCTTCGCTGGCTCCGCAACATCGCGGTTGCGCTGGGTAATGCCGGCACGAGCGAGGAGGTACGCGCGGCGCTGCAGGCCCGCGCCGAACACCCCTCAGCGCTGGTTCGGGAACACGTTGCGTGGGCGCTCGCGCAGCACCATCGCTAA
- the pgi gene encoding glucose-6-phosphate isomerase, with protein sequence MTQSTPEVWKLLEGHARRLSDQTLSGLFKDDPQRARRLTTEVAGLRVDYSRHRLDPEAWAALSGWGDTAGLMGAADRMRGGALINPTEGRPALHSALRHRGCAEANSVAEDIDAANAQLAAIAEKLRSGQWRGATGEVITDFVNIGIGGSDLGPRAVVQALSRSDQQPVSVHFLANIDGVAIDDLLAQLKPATTVFCVTSKSFGTRETLTNANSARSWLLSALGPEASMAAHLVAVSANVQRAVDFGVAEENILPMWDWVGGRYSLWSTVGLPIAVALGADTFAELLAGAAAMDEHFFTAPVADNLPMTLGLLGAWHRNLAGAGSYAVVPYANRLGLLPAWLQQLDMESNGKRVALDGSPLAHDSGPLVWGGVGTDGQHAYFQWLHQGTSPTPVEFIGVRDPQHPYGEHHRQLLANLLGQASALAFGRSEAQTFAELIQAGRSEEDARRLAPHMTFPGNRPSTIIMLDRLDARSLGALLALYEHRVFVQSVLWNSNAFDQWGVELGKTLALAVEERLSGDSAAAAGLTPDPSLEPWIDWLKR encoded by the coding sequence ATGACCCAATCCACCCCTGAGGTCTGGAAGCTGCTGGAAGGCCATGCCCGCCGGCTGTCCGATCAGACCCTCAGCGGCCTGTTCAAAGATGATCCGCAGCGGGCGAGGCGGCTGACCACCGAGGTTGCCGGACTGCGGGTGGACTACTCGCGCCATCGGCTCGATCCGGAAGCATGGGCCGCCCTAAGCGGGTGGGGCGACACCGCTGGCTTGATGGGTGCTGCAGACAGAATGCGTGGCGGCGCTTTGATCAATCCGACGGAGGGTCGGCCCGCGCTTCACAGCGCGCTGCGCCATCGAGGCTGTGCCGAAGCGAACAGCGTGGCGGAGGACATCGACGCGGCCAATGCCCAGCTGGCGGCAATCGCTGAGAAGCTTCGCTCAGGCCAATGGCGCGGCGCAACGGGTGAGGTCATCACCGACTTTGTCAACATCGGCATCGGCGGTTCCGATCTGGGGCCGCGGGCGGTTGTTCAGGCTCTGAGCCGGTCCGATCAGCAGCCGGTGTCGGTGCATTTTCTTGCCAATATCGACGGCGTCGCGATCGACGATCTGCTGGCCCAGCTCAAGCCGGCGACCACCGTTTTCTGCGTGACCTCCAAAAGCTTTGGCACCCGCGAGACGTTGACCAACGCGAACAGCGCAAGAAGCTGGTTGCTCAGCGCGCTCGGTCCGGAGGCGTCCATGGCGGCGCATCTGGTGGCGGTGAGCGCCAACGTGCAGCGGGCCGTGGATTTCGGCGTCGCGGAAGAAAACATCCTCCCGATGTGGGACTGGGTGGGCGGGCGTTACTCGCTTTGGTCGACGGTTGGACTGCCCATCGCGGTTGCGCTGGGCGCCGACACGTTCGCTGAACTGCTGGCCGGCGCGGCGGCGATGGATGAACATTTCTTCACTGCGCCCGTCGCGGACAACCTGCCGATGACGCTGGGCTTGCTGGGCGCGTGGCACCGCAATCTCGCCGGAGCCGGAAGCTACGCGGTGGTGCCTTACGCCAACCGGCTCGGCCTTCTGCCGGCGTGGCTCCAGCAGCTGGACATGGAGAGCAACGGCAAGCGGGTGGCGCTCGATGGATCTCCGCTGGCTCATGATTCCGGCCCGCTGGTCTGGGGCGGCGTCGGCACGGACGGGCAACACGCCTACTTTCAGTGGCTTCACCAAGGCACCAGCCCGACGCCCGTCGAGTTTATCGGCGTACGCGATCCGCAGCATCCTTATGGCGAACATCATCGCCAGCTGCTGGCAAACCTGCTCGGGCAGGCCAGCGCGCTGGCGTTTGGGCGCAGCGAGGCGCAAACCTTTGCGGAGCTCATCCAAGCCGGTCGCAGCGAGGAAGACGCTCGGCGGCTCGCGCCTCACATGACCTTCCCCGGCAATCGACCCAGCACGATCATTATGCTGGATCGGCTCGACGCACGGTCGCTGGGCGCGTTATTGGCGCTCTATGAGCACCGGGTCTTCGTGCAGTCGGTGCTGTGGAACAGCAACGCCTTCGACCAATGGGGTGTGGAGCTGGGCAAAACCCTGGCGCTGGCGGTTGAGGAGCGCCTTTCGGGTGATTCCGCGGCTGCCGCTGGATTAACCCCCGATCCCAGTCTCGAACCTTGGATCGACTGGCTGAAACGTTAG
- the panD gene encoding aspartate 1-decarboxylase, giving the protein MTLQFLKGKIHRATVTQAELHYEGSCAIDGLLLEASGIREFERIEIYNITTGDRFATYAIRGERGSGCISANGAAAHRANPGDLVIICAYCHLSDSEAADFKPSLVYVDGDNRITHQKNAIPAQAA; this is encoded by the coding sequence ATGACTCTCCAGTTTCTGAAAGGCAAAATCCACCGCGCGACAGTCACCCAGGCCGAGCTGCATTACGAGGGTTCCTGCGCGATTGACGGGCTGCTGCTGGAAGCCTCTGGCATCCGCGAATTCGAGCGTATCGAGATTTACAACATCACCACCGGCGACCGCTTTGCCACCTACGCCATCCGCGGTGAACGAGGGTCGGGCTGCATTTCCGCCAATGGCGCTGCCGCCCACCGGGCTAACCCGGGTGATCTGGTCATCATCTGCGCTTACTGTCACCTGTCAGACTCCGAGGCCGCGGACTTCAAGCCCAGCTTGGTTTATGTCGATGGCGACAATCGCATCACGCATCAGAAAAACGCGATACCTGCCCAAGCGGCATGA
- the panC gene encoding pantoate--beta-alanine ligase, which translates to MKTVAAVAALRQKRLSWAGETVAFVPTMGNLHEGHLTLVDRARQEADRVVASIFVNPTQFGPSEDFASYPRTLEADLEKLTSRGCDLTFLPSQEELYPMGIEGFTTVDVPAVGTGLCDASRPGHFRGVASVVTRLLNAVSPDIAVFGQKDYQQLKTMERMVAELLLPVSLVAAPIARESSGLAMSSRNGYLSDAQKQQASALYRALEQLRDDLAEGDQSWAEQREVALTELRQAGLDPEYLELRHPQSLELPTPGRAESWVLLAAVRLGGTRLIDNLVLPAPVTVR; encoded by the coding sequence GTGAAAACGGTGGCTGCGGTTGCCGCGCTCCGGCAAAAACGTTTGTCCTGGGCCGGTGAGACCGTGGCGTTTGTGCCGACCATGGGCAACCTGCACGAGGGGCACCTGACGCTGGTTGACCGCGCCCGCCAGGAGGCTGACCGCGTCGTCGCCAGCATCTTCGTCAACCCGACCCAGTTTGGCCCCAGCGAAGACTTTGCCAGCTATCCGCGCACGCTAGAAGCGGATCTGGAGAAGCTGACCAGCCGAGGGTGCGACCTGACGTTTTTGCCGTCGCAAGAGGAACTCTATCCCATGGGTATCGAGGGTTTCACGACGGTCGATGTACCCGCCGTGGGTACCGGTCTGTGTGACGCCTCACGGCCCGGCCATTTTCGGGGGGTGGCTTCGGTGGTTACCCGCCTGCTGAACGCCGTCAGCCCGGATATTGCCGTTTTTGGGCAGAAGGACTATCAGCAGCTAAAAACCATGGAAAGAATGGTGGCGGAACTGCTCCTTCCGGTCTCCCTGGTGGCGGCGCCGATCGCCAGAGAATCGAGCGGGCTGGCGATGAGTTCACGCAACGGCTATCTCTCGGATGCACAAAAGCAACAGGCAAGCGCGCTGTACCGGGCGCTTGAACAACTCCGCGATGACTTGGCCGAGGGTGATCAATCCTGGGCGGAGCAACGAGAAGTTGCGCTCACGGAGCTCCGGCAAGCGGGGCTCGACCCTGAGTATCTCGAGCTTCGCCACCCGCAATCCCTTGAATTGCCGACGCCTGGCCGCGCTGAATCGTGGGTGCTACTGGCCGCTGTTCGCCTTGGCGGGACGCGCCTGATCGACAATCTGGTGCTGCCGGCGCCTGTAACCGTTCGGTAG
- the folK gene encoding 2-amino-4-hydroxy-6-hydroxymethyldihydropteridine diphosphokinase produces the protein MNKPFASELRFGPSHGNAAELLFVGLGGNREGTPRTFARARELITAHREIRLLGTSSLYRTDPWGGQSVEPFTNAVIALGTTTDPHHVLDILMAVEHALGRRRESETRWGSRTLDLDLLAQGDWQISRPGLQIPHPRAYLRKFVLVPWAELAADFEVPGTGKTVEALLEACPDDSRVELLDTTL, from the coding sequence GTGAACAAACCGTTTGCCAGCGAGCTGCGGTTTGGGCCGAGCCATGGCAATGCGGCGGAACTGCTCTTTGTGGGCCTGGGGGGAAATCGCGAAGGCACGCCGCGGACCTTTGCCAGGGCGCGCGAGCTGATCACCGCTCACCGCGAAATCCGACTCCTGGGCACGTCATCCCTCTACCGGACAGATCCCTGGGGCGGTCAGTCCGTCGAGCCGTTCACCAACGCGGTGATCGCGCTGGGTACCACCACAGATCCGCATCACGTCCTGGATATTCTCATGGCGGTAGAGCATGCGTTGGGTCGACGCCGCGAGAGTGAGACGCGCTGGGGAAGCCGAACGCTCGATCTTGACCTGCTGGCGCAGGGTGACTGGCAAATCAGCCGTCCTGGCCTCCAGATTCCGCACCCCCGCGCCTATCTGCGGAAATTTGTGCTGGTGCCGTGGGCTGAGCTTGCGGCGGATTTTGAGGTGCCGGGCACGGGCAAAACGGTGGAAGCGCTGCTCGAAGCGTGCCCCGACGACAGCCGCGTGGAGTTGCTGGACACCACTTTGTGA